AGATTATCATAGCCTGCTAAAAGTTGTTCAACAATAGCTTTTGCATGATAAAAGTCCACAGCTACAGCATCAGAACTGTAAGTTTTGTCTTCGACATTTCCAGAAATCGCAAAGGCAAGATGAGGAATTTCAAGAGGACGTGTATCTTCAGAATCAGTCGCTACAAAGATATTACCTACTTCATAAATCGCAACATCTGCATTTTTGCGGTTTTGATTGTAATTCACAATATCTAAGAGACCTGGAATTTGACTCCCACGTAAGGTCTGACGATCTTCTGTCATTGGCAGCATCAACGATGTTGTTGCTCCTTGTTTTTCCACAAACTCTTGCGCTTTTTCTGCTGTAGTTAAAGAATAACCAATAACTTCTGAAAGTCCTGCTGCTTCAACGTGTGTGCGGACCTTGCGACGTAATTTTTGCATAGCCGTTAATTCACCTGCTGTCGCACCTGAAGGTAAGGTACTTGGCAAATTATCATAGCCATAAATACGCGCTACTTCTTCCACGATATCGGCTTCAATCTTAATGTCCCAACGACGTGAAGGAATTTGAATATTAAATTGGCCTTCTTTTTCTTGTGTTTCAAAACCTAGTTGCGCTAAAATCGCAAGTACTTCTGCTGCTTCAAGTGATGTTCCTAAAGCTGCATTGATACGGTCCAAAGTAATGTTAACTTCTTGGGGCTCTGGCATGAAGTCATTTGACTCTACTACACCTGCAAGAACTTCTCCACCAGCCAGTTCTTGAATCATCGCTGCTGCAAAGTCTAATGCTTCGCGTACTGTCCCTTGGTTGATTCCTTTTTCAAAACGGCTTGATGATTCTGAACGTAAGGCAAACTTATGTGAAGTTTTGCGGATTGAAGTTCCGTTGAAAAGGGCAGCTTCTAGAGCTACTGTGACTGTTTGATCAGTAATTTCACTGTCAAATCCGCCCATGACGCCCCCAAGCGCTACCGGTTGGTCCTTCGCTGTAATCACGATATCTTCAGGGCTAAGTTCATGCTCTTGCTCGTCAAGAGTAACAATCTTCTCTCCTTGTTTCGCCTGACGCACTACAATTTCATCTGCTCCAAATTTATCAAAATCAAAAGCATGAAGCGGTTGACCATAGTACATCAAAACATAATTAGTGACGTCAACGACATTATTGATGGGACGAATTCCAGCATTCATCAAGGTATTTTGTAACCAAAGTGGAGATGGTGCAATTTTGACGTTTTCAATCATACGAATTTTATAAGTCGGAACTTGTTCTGTACTTGTTTCAACTTTTACAGCTACTTTGTCTGCCGCTTTTTTTGCTCCTTCGGTTACAGTTTTTTCTTCAAAATTGACTGTTTTACCATAGATAGCCGCTACTTCATAAGCAACTCCACGCATTGACATCGCATCAGCACGGTTGGCCAAGATATCCGGTTCGATAATTTCGTCGTCTAAGTCAAGATAAGGCAAGACACTGTCACCAATCACTGCATCTTCAGGTAAAATATAGATCCCATCTTCATGCTTCATTGGGTTAACAGATTCAGGAATACCAATTTCATCAAGGGCACACAGCATTCCTAATGAAACGATACCACGGATTTTTCCTTTTTTGATTTTATAGTTATCCGCAATACGTGCACCAACAAGTGCTGTAATTACCTTAATTCCTGCTTTGACATTGGGAGCGCCACAGACGATTTGGAGTGGTTCTTCTTCACCAACATCAACTTGGCAAATATGTAAATGTGTTTCAGGAACATCTTCACAAGTTAATACTTTACCGACAACAATTTTTGACAAACCTTGGCCTGGTACTGTTACCCCTTCAATTTCAATACCTGAAAGTGACATTTTTTCTGCCAAATCAGCAACAGGAACATCATCAAGTCCGTTGACTAATTTTTTTAACCATTTATATGATACTAACATTTTATTTTTCCTTTTATTCCGTTTTCTTTTATGGGCATCTCCATACTCTGCGCTTTGAGCGACAGCAGTAAAGTCTGAGTTTTTAGAGATGCGCTTATGCCTTTACTTCTGAAATTATTTTCCGAATTGTTCTAAGAAACGTAAATCTCCTTGATAGAAGCCACGAATATCGTTGATACCATAGCGGAGCATTGCGATACGTTCTTGTCCCATACCAAAAGCAAAACCAGAATATTCCGTGCTGTCGATACCACTCATTTCTAAAACGTTAGGATGAACCATACCCGCACCGAGAATTTCAATCCAACCTGTGTATTTGCAGACATTACATCCCTTGCCGCCACATTTGAAGCAACTTACATCGACCTCAACAGAAGGCTCAGTAAATGGGAAGTAAGAAGGACGGAGACGGATCTCACGGTCAGCACCAAACATTTTTTGGATGACAAGTTCAAGCGTACCTTTAAGGTCGGCCATCGTAATATTTTTATCCACAACTAAGCCTTCAACTTGATGGAATTGGTGGCTGTGCGTCGCATCATCAGTATCACGACGATAAACGCGACCTGGAGCAATCATGCGCAAACCACCTTTACTAAAGTCATGCTGATCCATCGTGCGCGCTTGCATTGGCGATGTATGTGTACGTAATAAGACCTCGTTTGTTACATAGAAAGTATCTTGCATGTCACGTGCAGGGTGGTCTTTAGGCAAGTTCATGCGCTCAAAATTATAATGGTCTGTTTCGACTTCATAGCCATCTACAATTTCATAGCCCATGCCTAAGAAAATTTCTTCAATCTCTTCTGCTGTTTGAGTCAAAATATGACGTGCACCTTTTTTAGGTGCATGACCAGGTAAAGTCACGTCTAAAGTTTCAGAATTTAAGGCTGCGTTCATGGCTGCTGCTTCAAGTTCTGCTTTTTTCTCCTCAAGCTTTGCAGCAAATTCATCACGGAAGGTATTGGCTAGAGCACCGATGACTGGACGTTCTTCATTTGTTAGGTCTTTCATCCCTTTGAGGATTTCTGTTAACTCGCCTTTTTTACCCATGATTGCTGTTCGTAAATCATTCAGCATTCTTTCTTCAACGGCAGCTGTTAAATTATTCAAAGCCTGTTCACGTAAAGCTTCAATTTTTTCTTGTAAGTTCATTTTTTCTCCTCATACCTTCTAACCGCGATGACAAAAAATACCACGATTTCAACCCCTATACAAAGGAGCGAAAACCGCGGTACCATCCTATTTTATCACTTAATTAAAGACTATTTTAAATTAGAATGAGGTGAACTTCAATAACTTTCCCGTGTGATGATTTGCAGTCGACGACATCACTCCCTTAAACGTTCCAGTAACCTACTCTTCTCATTCTTTCTATGTTCTTATTTTAGCAGATTTATCTCATTTGTCAATCTTTAATCTCCTGCTTTCTTTGGAGCAAAAAGCACTACTGCGCATGAGGATTCAGCATATTCTATAGCGCGCAAACTCATTCTGTCCCATTAATGACGATATCCATCGTGCTTTCTGTAATTTTCTTTTCTTGTTCCATTTCATAAAACTCTAATAAAAGACGCGCTTTATGTTTCCCATGCAGGTATTTTTTCTCCAATGGAATCTCCTTGACAGCATAGCCCGGAGCAATCATTTCCGAGCGAAACAACGGTTCTGCTTCACCATCCGCAAGCAATGTAAACCTTAAGCGCATGTGATTGGTAGGTAGGTTTTGAATGACCAGCCGTCCAGAGTTTCGTTTCTTTTCTGCTTTGATTTCTAAAGATACACGCACTCTTGCCATATTGTCAGAAGAATTATCATTTGTTTGTTCAAGCTCGCCGTCAGGCATCGGTTGTGGTCCACTTTGAACGGTCACGTTATAGCTTAGAGGGATATGTCTACATTTTCTTTTTTTAATGCTTCATTTTGCGCTTTCAGTTCCTCAAAGGCTACAAGATCTCCTTGATTATTTTCAATATTTTTTTGAAGAGCATTTTCCAATTTTTGCACTGCTTGTTCTTTCTCCAGCAGCTGCTTCTCTTGTTCTGCTTTAAGCTGTTGGAGTTCTGTTTCCAGTTTTTTTCTTTCAACAATTACTTTGTGCTTCTCTCCCTCTGTTTTATGGAGAGCATCTTTCAGGCTTTGGTTATTGGCCTCAAGTTCCTCACGGAGCTTATTAAATTCTTCCAAATGGATCATCGTTCTTCCTTCATTTTGTGCCACACTATTTTCTTCACCATTTCGGCTGCTTGCAAATAAATTTTTCATCTTTTTCCTCTTTTTAGTTCGGAGAGATTACCTCTCTGCTCCATTTTTAAACTATTTAAATTCAATATATACATTTTTGAATTTGTTTTTTGTTACTTATTTTATATAATACTATTATATATTCGTATCATTAGTAATGTAAAGCAATAACAAAATAAACTGTATTCATCTTTTTTTAATAAAAAAAATCTATAAATAAGAGGAATACCCTATGTTTTAGTGAGTACATACTCATTTTTACCTGTATCCATCTTTTTTAGATTTCATTTTAGTCCCTAAAGATAAATAAGGGCAACCATTTTTAGGGCAATATAAATTATTGGGCTAAAAATTAACCCTAACAGTTTCTTTTGTAAAGAAATTCTCGCTGGATTCCTTTCATTTCTTATTGCAACTCAATTAGTTTTCTAATATTTTCTACCCCAAATAACATATAGGAGAATGAAAAATGGCTAAAAACACAAAAGAAATAGTCATCAGAACCTTACTTAATATCGCTGCTGAAGGCGGAATTATAAACATTGAGGAAATTACTCGACGGACGGGAATTACTCGAAACACGATTCGCCATAACTTTGGAAATCGAGGAATTGATGACATTGTCGCATATATCTATCGTGGTATTTTTCAAGAAATCAATGCACAACTTTTTCGTCATAGTCCAGATGAAATCCCTGTCGAAATTTTCGCTGACATTATTTTACCCATTTTGTGGCAACATCGAGATGAAGCCCATATTCTTGTGACGAGTAATCTCTTGTACCGCACGGATGCTGGAGCAATTGATCTCCTCTACCCGTGGGCGAAAGAGCGTTATGATTATCTAGTAAAAGAGCATCAATTAAGCCCCTATTTCTCCTCTAGACAGCTGCTATCATTCTGGATTTCATATCTGGATATTATCTTTACGCTTTGGTTCAGCGTCCAAATTCCTCTGACGCCCGAAAAATTTAAACCCATATTCATCAAATTAGTCAAAACTTCAATGTACGATCTCATCTATAAGGATATTGGGCGCTAGAAAACCTACAAAAAAAAGCAATCACATCCATGATTGCTTTTTTCACTTTATTTATTTACTTATTTTAGGCTTCCCAAACGTTTTCCAAAACGTTGGTTTGGTCACGGTCTGGACCAACAGAGAATGTGGAGATACGAACACCAACGAGCTCTGCAACGCGAAGTACATAGTTGCGTGCTGTTTCCGGAAGTTCTTCAAGAGTACGCATTCCTGTAATGTCTTCAGACCAACCTGGCATTTCTTCGTAAATTGGTTTACAACGTTCCAATTCTTTAAGACTTGCTGGGTAGTGCGTGATTTCTTTTCCATCAAGTTCATAAGCTACACAGATTTTAACTGTTGGTAAGCCTGCAAGAACATCGATAGAGTTCAAGCTAAGATGAGTCAAGCCTGAAACACGACGTGAGTGACGCATCACGACTGCATCAAACCATCCCACACGGCGTGGACGACCTGTTGTTGTGCCATATTCATGTCCAACTTCACGGATTTGGTGGCCTGTTTCATCAAAAAGTTCTGTTGGGAATGGACCATCTCCAACACGTGAAGTGTAGGCTTTACATACACCAACTGCTTTATCAATTTTTGTTGGACCAACACCTGAACCGATAGCTACTCCTCCTGCCAATGGGTTTGAAGATGTAACAAAAGGATAAGTACCTTGGTCGATATCTAACATAACACCTTGTGCACCTTCAAAGAGAACACGATGTCCCTCATCAAGCGCATCGTTCAAGATAACTGAAGTGTCCGCTACATATTTTTTAATTTGTTGACCGTATTCATAGTATTCGTTAAAGATTTCATCGAAATCAAGTGCTTCACTGTCATAAAGTTTAACGAATTCACGGTTTTTATTTTCAAGATTTGTACGTAGACGTTCTTCAAAAATTTCTTTATCAAGAAGGTCTGCGATACGGATACCGACACGTGCCGCTTTATCCATGTAAGCTGGACCGATACCTTTGATTGTTGTACCAATCTTTTGATCACCTTTAGCTTCTTCTTGAAGTGCATCTAACTTGATATGGTAAGGCAAGATAACGTGGGCACGGTCTGAGATACGAAGATTGTCTGTTGTTACACCGTTTTCGTGAAGGTATGCAATTTCTTTAACCAGGGCTTTGGGGTTGATTACTACACCATTACCGATAACAGATGTTTTTTCTGGGAAGAAAATACCAGATGGGATAAGGTGGAGTTTGTACTTAAAGCCGTCAATAACAATAGTGTGACCGGCATTGTCTCCTCCTTGGTAACGCGCAATAACTTCTGCGTCTGAGCTGAGGAAATCCGTAATTTTACCTTTTCCTTCATCTCCCCACTGCGTTCCTACAACAACAACTGATGGCATAATAGCTCTCTTTTCTTTTAATATTTGTACGCTCTATGTCTCCTTTTCAAGAGGCACAGCTGGCATTTTGATATTGAAAAGCTCCTATCGCACTATTCCTATTATAGCAAAAAAATAATCTGCTTTGAGTAAGAAACAAGTTCTTTTCTAGAAAACCATTATTTCGTTCGGAAATGTCTAACTTTATCTCTATTTTCTCTAAAAATCTTACTTTTTTGACCCCCTTTGTTCTTGATATAAACCATCAATTCCGAAATAAAAGCCTAATAATCCATGCAGTTAAAAATATGTTAAAATAGAAGAAGTTATGACTGATAAAATATTAAAATCCATTTCAAAAAATGGTCACTTTCGTGCTTTTGCTCTTGATTCAACATTGACTGTTCGTGAAGCTCAGGAACGTCATCAAACGATGCCTACTTCTACTGTTGCCCTTGGTCGTACCTTGATTGCTGCTCAAATTTTAGGCGCCAATGAAAAAGGGGACAGTAAAATTACGGTCAAAATCTTGGGTGATGGTGCTATGGGTGCAATTGTTGCTGTAGCAGATGCTAAAGGAAATGTTAAAGGTTATGTCCAAAACAAAGATTTAGACTATAAAAAAGCTTCAACGGGAGAAGTACTTGTTGCTCCTTTCGTTGGAAATGGCTTCTTTGTGGTCATTAAAGATATGGGACTTCGTCAACCTTATACAGGGCAAACTGATTTAATTACCGGAGAAATTGGTGAAGATCTGGCCTGGTATTTCCTCTCCAGTGAACAAACTCCCTCTTCTGTTGGTTTAAATGTTTTGCTCAACGATGGGGAAGACAGTGTTAAAATCGCAGGTGGATTTATGCTCCAAGCCTTGCCCGATGCAACTGAAGATGAAATCACCCTCATGGAAAAAAATATTAAAGCAATGCCAAGTATTTCGGAAATGCTTTTAAAAGAAAAGCCGCTTGAAGCTATGCTAGCTGCACTTTATGGGGAGCTCGAATATACGATTCTTGCTGAATCACCTTTAGCCTTTGAATGTGACTGTTCAAAGGATCGATTTGCTGAAGGATTGCAAAGCCTCGGCAGTCAAGCTCTCACCGAGATTATTGAAGAAGATCATGGGGCTGAAGTCCTCTGCCAATTCTGCGGACGTAAATATGAATTTACTGAAAAAGAGCTCAATGATTTAATCTTGGGAGCTGCTCAAAAATGAGACTATTGATTAAAGATCTTTCACAATCGTCAAACAAAAATATAGGTTTAATTTTTTTAAGTCTATGGGTTGGACTGGCAGCTGGCTTCTTGGCCAGCTTTTATCGTTTAGCCCTTTCCCTAGCTGAAAAATTAGGTGCCACTCTCTACCACCAAGCCAGCACTCATCTTATCTACGGGCTTTTCCTTCTTCCCACCTTGCTTCTCCTTGTCTTTATTGTCTCTACCTTGATGAAAAAATATCCTATGTCGAACGGCAGCGGAATCCCTCAAGTCAAAGGGCAATTGCTGGGCTACTTTAAGCCAGACTGGTTTTCAACGGCTTGGGCTAAGTTTGTCGGGGGGACACTGGCCATGTTTGCTGGCTTATCTTTAGGGCGAGAAGGTCCATCGATCCAGCTCGGTGCTGCGATGGGACAAGCCCTCGGCCAAAGGTTTTCCTCTACTGAGCGCCACCAACGTTTGTTGATTGCTTCTGGAGCTTCGGCTGGTTTATCTGCGGCTTTTAATGCCCCACTTTCTGGTATCATGTTCACGCTTGAAGAGGTCTTCAAATACTTCTCACCTTTGATTATATTAACCTGTATGAGCTCTGCTATCATGGCAGATGCCGTTTCACGTATTATCTTTGGTCCAGCCAGCATCTTTGATTTCCAAATCGTGAGCAGCTTTCCCCTCTCGGATTATTGGTTACTCTTGCTTTTAGGCATCCTTATGGGAATTTTTGGAGCAGTTTATAATGCTGCCCTGCTAAAGAGCCAAAGCCTTATGAAAGGAAAGATAAAAAGTCCTTTTCTTCGTGTCTTGTTCAGTTTTGCTGCTTCTGCTCTTGTTGCACTCTTCTTTCCACTCATCAGCGGCAGTGGTCACCAATTGATTGACCAACTGACGCTTACTTGGGGGATTGCCTTTCTCTGTCTGATCTTTGTTGCAAAGTTTTTAATTTCTCTCATCAGCTATGCTTCAGGTGTCCCCGGAGGTATATTCTTTCCCCTCTTAGTACTCGGTGCTAGCCTTGGGAGCATTTTTGCGACAGCAGTCATTCCCCTCTTGCACTTGTCGCCCCACCTTTTTCCAAATTTTATTATTTTAGCGATGGCCGCAACATTTACTGCTATCGTTCGTGCACCAATGACTGGAATTCTCCTTTTAGTCGAGATGACCGGTTCCTTTGATCATTTATTGCCTCTTGCTTTTGTTTCCCT
This window of the Lactococcus garvieae subsp. garvieae genome carries:
- a CDS encoding ClC family H(+)/Cl(-) exchange transporter, which translates into the protein MRLLIKDLSQSSNKNIGLIFLSLWVGLAAGFLASFYRLALSLAEKLGATLYHQASTHLIYGLFLLPTLLLLVFIVSTLMKKYPMSNGSGIPQVKGQLLGYFKPDWFSTAWAKFVGGTLAMFAGLSLGREGPSIQLGAAMGQALGQRFSSTERHQRLLIASGASAGLSAAFNAPLSGIMFTLEEVFKYFSPLIILTCMSSAIMADAVSRIIFGPASIFDFQIVSSFPLSDYWLLLLLGILMGIFGAVYNAALLKSQSLMKGKIKSPFLRVLFSFAASALVALFFPLISGSGHQLIDQLTLTWGIAFLCLIFVAKFLISLISYASGVPGGIFFPLLVLGASLGSIFATAVIPLLHLSPHLFPNFIILAMAATFTAIVRAPMTGILLLVEMTGSFDHLLPLAFVSLISYIVAELLHSKPIYDSLLHNLLTADSEIATEKEGHIMIEALVQFDSEADHQPVQNLHLPKDSLLISIQRNGEKIIPRGDTLLHAGDIATFLTTQAQEVSVRQKIKHLFTD
- a CDS encoding adenylosuccinate synthase; amino-acid sequence: MPSVVVVGTQWGDEGKGKITDFLSSDAEVIARYQGGDNAGHTIVIDGFKYKLHLIPSGIFFPEKTSVIGNGVVINPKALVKEIAYLHENGVTTDNLRISDRAHVILPYHIKLDALQEEAKGDQKIGTTIKGIGPAYMDKAARVGIRIADLLDKEIFEERLRTNLENKNREFVKLYDSEALDFDEIFNEYYEYGQQIKKYVADTSVILNDALDEGHRVLFEGAQGVMLDIDQGTYPFVTSSNPLAGGVAIGSGVGPTKIDKAVGVCKAYTSRVGDGPFPTELFDETGHQIREVGHEYGTTTGRPRRVGWFDAVVMRHSRRVSGLTHLSLNSIDVLAGLPTVKICVAYELDGKEITHYPASLKELERCKPIYEEMPGWSEDITGMRTLEELPETARNYVLRVAELVGVRISTFSVGPDRDQTNVLENVWEA
- the pheS gene encoding phenylalanine--tRNA ligase subunit alpha yields the protein MNLQEKIEALREQALNNLTAAVEERMLNDLRTAIMGKKGELTEILKGMKDLTNEERPVIGALANTFRDEFAAKLEEKKAELEAAAMNAALNSETLDVTLPGHAPKKGARHILTQTAEEIEEIFLGMGYEIVDGYEVETDHYNFERMNLPKDHPARDMQDTFYVTNEVLLRTHTSPMQARTMDQHDFSKGGLRMIAPGRVYRRDTDDATHSHQFHQVEGLVVDKNITMADLKGTLELVIQKMFGADREIRLRPSYFPFTEPSVEVDVSCFKCGGKGCNVCKYTGWIEILGAGMVHPNVLEMSGIDSTEYSGFAFGMGQERIAMLRYGINDIRGFYQGDLRFLEQFGK
- a CDS encoding TetR/AcrR family transcriptional regulator, with the protein product MAKNTKEIVIRTLLNIAAEGGIINIEEITRRTGITRNTIRHNFGNRGIDDIVAYIYRGIFQEINAQLFRHSPDEIPVEIFADIILPILWQHRDEAHILVTSNLLYRTDAGAIDLLYPWAKERYDYLVKEHQLSPYFSSRQLLSFWISYLDIIFTLWFSVQIPLTPEKFKPIFIKLVKTSMYDLIYKDIGR
- the hslO gene encoding Hsp33 family molecular chaperone HslO gives rise to the protein MTDKILKSISKNGHFRAFALDSTLTVREAQERHQTMPTSTVALGRTLIAAQILGANEKGDSKITVKILGDGAMGAIVAVADAKGNVKGYVQNKDLDYKKASTGEVLVAPFVGNGFFVVIKDMGLRQPYTGQTDLITGEIGEDLAWYFLSSEQTPSSVGLNVLLNDGEDSVKIAGGFMLQALPDATEDEITLMEKNIKAMPSISEMLLKEKPLEAMLAALYGELEYTILAESPLAFECDCSKDRFAEGLQSLGSQALTEIIEEDHGAEVLCQFCGRKYEFTEKELNDLILGAAQK
- the pheT gene encoding phenylalanine--tRNA ligase subunit beta, which codes for MLVSYKWLKKLVNGLDDVPVADLAEKMSLSGIEIEGVTVPGQGLSKIVVGKVLTCEDVPETHLHICQVDVGEEEPLQIVCGAPNVKAGIKVITALVGARIADNYKIKKGKIRGIVSLGMLCALDEIGIPESVNPMKHEDGIYILPEDAVIGDSVLPYLDLDDEIIEPDILANRADAMSMRGVAYEVAAIYGKTVNFEEKTVTEGAKKAADKVAVKVETSTEQVPTYKIRMIENVKIAPSPLWLQNTLMNAGIRPINNVVDVTNYVLMYYGQPLHAFDFDKFGADEIVVRQAKQGEKIVTLDEQEHELSPEDIVITAKDQPVALGGVMGGFDSEITDQTVTVALEAALFNGTSIRKTSHKFALRSESSSRFEKGINQGTVREALDFAAAMIQELAGGEVLAGVVESNDFMPEPQEVNITLDRINAALGTSLEAAEVLAILAQLGFETQEKEGQFNIQIPSRRWDIKIEADIVEEVARIYGYDNLPSTLPSGATAGELTAMQKLRRKVRTHVEAAGLSEVIGYSLTTAEKAQEFVEKQGATTSLMLPMTEDRQTLRGSQIPGLLDIVNYNQNRKNADVAIYEVGNIFVATDSEDTRPLEIPHLAFAISGNVEDKTYSSDAVAVDFYHAKAIVEQLLAGYDNLAFEAYSEIKEMHPGRTARVLLGDRQVGFVGQVHPATAKAYDVKETYVASLDLDAMLELAPAQTVFVEIPKVQAVHRDIAMLVDTDKTHAEIVDTITSSKVKTLSKVELFDIYQGENLPDGKKSMAYSLTFQSREKTMTEEEIAKAMAKITKNLVETLAVEIR